One window of Methanogenium organophilum genomic DNA carries:
- a CDS encoding YczE/YyaS/YitT family protein has product MPNTTIIKKYLVLFAGLFLMGLGISLITKSCLGTSPISSVPYVLCLVFPVTFGAFAFFLGVLFLLLEIMILGSNFPKIQLLQIFVGLLLGIFIDLGMQILVFVQPSLYTSRILILLSGCVVLALGVYLEVSSKTFIYPGDAIVKIIADKTGRKFGNIKIAFDTSLCCTAGIISYSVFGSLKGLGEGTIISALLVGYIITIISTVFVYFNGGKCTGLFRV; this is encoded by the coding sequence ATGCCAAATACTACGATTATTAAAAAATATCTCGTATTATTCGCCGGATTATTCCTTATGGGCCTGGGAATAAGTCTCATTACAAAATCGTGCCTGGGAACGTCTCCGATTTCAAGCGTTCCCTATGTATTATGCCTGGTATTTCCCGTGACCTTTGGGGCATTTGCATTCTTTCTGGGTGTCCTGTTTCTCCTGTTGGAAATCATGATATTGGGAAGTAACTTTCCGAAAATTCAGCTTTTGCAGATATTTGTAGGTCTCCTCCTTGGTATATTCATTGATCTGGGGATGCAGATACTGGTATTTGTACAGCCTTCGTTGTATACATCACGAATTCTTATTTTGCTATCCGGCTGTGTCGTCCTGGCTCTGGGAGTGTATCTGGAGGTATCCTCAAAGACATTCATCTATCCGGGTGACGCCATCGTAAAAATTATTGCGGATAAAACCGGCAGAAAATTCGGAAACATTAAGATTGCTTTTGACACGTCGCTCTGTTGTACGGCAGGAATTATTTCGTACTCTGTATTCGGATCACTGAAAGGCCTGGGGGAAGGGACGATCATCTCTGCGCTCCTGGTTGGGTATATTATTACAATAATCAGTACTGTCTTTGTATACTTCAATGGTGGAAAGTGTACGGGACTTTTTAGGGTTTAG